The Populus nigra chromosome 19, ddPopNigr1.1, whole genome shotgun sequence genome includes a window with the following:
- the LOC133680236 gene encoding S-protein homolog 1-like: MGSLHIKAIFLLLAIAITPSTAWTVRILNRLSHKKVLFAHCRSGDDDLGPQYIKHRDEFKFSFGVNLFRTTLFWCYMSKGRKSQASFDVFWPSGDAKKHGGIDHLSTWTVNEKAVWVIRDDGIYLKIRDPGGDAFKNDYIDEILYLRWQPKR, encoded by the coding sequence ATGGGTTCCCTCCACATCAAAGCAATTTTCCTTCTCCTGGCAATAGCCATAACTCCCTCTACTGCCTGGACTGTACGTATTCTAAATCGACTGAGCCACAAGAAGGTGCTGTTTGCGCACTGCAGGTCTGGAGATGACGATCTTGGCCCCCAATATATCAAGCACAGGGATGAATTCAAGTTTAGTTTCGGGGTAAACTTGTTCAGGACCACATTATTCTGGTGCTACATGTCGAAGGGCAGAAAATCTCAAGCTTCCTTCGACGTGTTCTGGCCGAGTGGGGATGCCAAGAAGCATGGCGGCATTGATCATCTGTCCACCTGGACTGTGAACGAAAAAGCCGTCTGGGTAATAAGAGATGATGggatttatttaaagataagagATCCCGGGGGGGATGCATTTAAAAACGACTACATTGATGAAATTCTGTATCTTAGATGGCAACCAAAGAGGTAA
- the LOC133679811 gene encoding NAC domain-containing protein 78-like, whose protein sequence is MTSGEVSRETQMSIEATSMFPGFRFSPTDVELISYYLKRKIEGAEKCVEVISEIEICKHEPWDLPEKSVIQSENEWFFFSARGRKYPNGSQSKRATELGYWKATGKERNVKSGSDVIGTKRTLVFHVGRAPKGERTEWIMHEYCMQGQSQDSLVVCRLRKNAEFRLSDTSNQGDVNERHLSTTHNSSNAVSDGGIDQGGVPASEKAAECSNSYESYSIEQLSSASESELKLSNDVALAESSSHQKDSDNYEDFYADILKDDIIKLDETPFYASPGLRSLVASNSQAETRPEQPVEMFMSGALPLSSISSQGTENQPVEMFMSEALPLRSVPSQGTENQPVEMFMSEALRLSSISLQGTENQPVEMFMSEALPLSSISWQGTENQPVEMFMSGALPLHSILGTENQPVEMFMSGALPSPSILGTENQPVEMFMSEALPSPSILGTENQPAEIFMSEALPSPSNSSQGTANRRMKLRRQMPGMSQAEMHVNNVGEEGKLPCSKEPPKCVLSLLSAKTGKLRHISTVFIILTLLVVFVYLLGGFK, encoded by the exons ATGACTTCAGGGGAGGTGTCTCGAGAGACCCAGATGTCCATTGAAGCTACGTCTATGTTTCCTGGCTTTAGGTTTTCACCAACAGATGTAGAGTTGATTTCTTATTATCTGAAAAGGAAGATTGAGGGAGCTGAGAAATGTGTTGAAGTTATTTCTGAGATTGAAATTTGTAAACACGAGCCTTGGGATTTGCCAG AGAAATCTGTCATCCAATCGGAGAATGAGTGGTTCTTCTTTTCGGCTCGTGGAAGAAAATACCCGAATGGGTCACAAAGTAAGAGGGCAACTGAACTTGGTTACTGGAAAGCAACTGGCAAGGAACGTAACGTGAAGTCAGGTTCTGATGTGATTGGTACCAAGAGGACTCTTGTGTTCCACGTAGGTCGTGCGCCGAAAGGGGAAAGAACAGAGTGGATCATGCATGAATATTGTATGCAAGGACAATCCCAG GATTCTTTAGTCGTTTGCCGCCTGCGGAAGAATGCCGAGTTCCGTCTCAGTGATACTTCAAACCAGGGTGATGTAAATGAAAGGCATTTGTCAACCACGCATAATAGTAGTAATGCCGTTTCTGATGGTGGTATTGATCAGGGGGGGGTACCTGCAAGTGAGAAGGCTGCTGAATGCTCGAATAGCTATGAATCTTACTCTATTGAGCAACTTTCTTCAGCGTCCGAATCTGAACTGAAATTATCAAATGATGTTGCCTTGGCAGAGTCTTCCAGCCACCAGAAG GATTCTGACAACTATGAGGATTTTTATGCTGATATACTGAAGGATGATATTATTAAACTCGATGAAACTCCTTTTTATGCCTCTCCTGGGCTTCGTTCACTGGTTGCAAGCAACTCTCAGGCTGAAACAAGACCTGAACAACCAGTCGAAATGTTTATGTCGGGGGCACTTCCTTTATCCTCAATTTCTTCACAAGGAACTGAAAATCAGCCAGTCGAGATGTTTATGTCGGAGGCACTTCCTTTACGCTCAGTTCCTTCGCAAGGAACAGAAAATCAGCCTGTCGAGATGTTTATGTCGGAGGCACTTCGTTTATCCTCAATTTCTTTGCAAGGAACTGAAAATCAGCCAGTCGAGATGTTTATGTCGGAGGCACTTCCTTTATCCTCAATTTCTTGGCAAGGAACTGAAAATCAGCCAGTTGAGATGTTTATGTCGGGGGCACTTCCTTTACACTCAATCCTAGGAACTGAAAATCAGCCAGTTGAGATGTTTATGTCGGGGGCACTTCCTTCACCCTCAATCCTAGGAACTGAAAATCAGCCAGTTGAGATGTTTATGTCGGAGGCACTTCCTTCACCCTCAATCCTAGGAACAGAAAATCAGCCAGCCGAGATATTTATGTCGGAGGCACTTCCTTCACCCTCAAATTCTTCGCAAGGAACAGCAAACCGAAGAATGAAGCTGAGGAGGCAAATGCCTGGTATGTCTCAAGCAGAGATGCATGTTAATAATGTAGGTGAGGAAGGTAAGTTGCCATGCTCAAAGGAGCCTCCAAAATGTGTGCTTAGTTTACTCTCTGCAAAGACGGGCAAGCTTCGACATATTTCTACAGTTTTTATTATCCTGACTTTACT